A genomic stretch from Vicinamibacterales bacterium includes:
- a CDS encoding SPFH domain-containing protein, producing MPVTAPLIIFVIIACFFIYSWFRSVSQATVAVITVFGKYSRIMREGLNVKLPWEKVFQRLSLQNRALQLEFQAITQDQANVRFATMVLYAVASADEENIKKAVFSFATPQEFQLALQRTIDGSIRQFVATTKQADILGMRAEIVDHTKKNLDEVVSSWGYVVRDIQITDMTFDKEIIDSMARVVSSKNLLAAAANEGAALLVKRTKDAEAEAAYRTIGAEADKKASALRGEGLALFRKNIAAGMKDAAESLKEAGVDNKFLLYLEYTDALKYVSEHSQGKVIFMDNGAAASARVMQGVVGMMTETPGAGLPPA from the coding sequence ATGCCAGTCACCGCACCATTGATCATTTTTGTCATCATCGCGTGCTTCTTCATCTACTCCTGGTTCAGGAGCGTGTCGCAGGCGACGGTTGCGGTGATCACCGTGTTCGGCAAGTACAGCCGGATCATGCGCGAGGGGCTCAACGTCAAGCTGCCGTGGGAGAAGGTGTTCCAGCGGTTGTCCCTGCAGAATCGCGCGCTGCAGCTCGAGTTCCAGGCGATCACCCAGGATCAGGCCAACGTCCGGTTCGCGACCATGGTCCTCTACGCGGTGGCGAGCGCCGACGAGGAGAACATCAAGAAGGCGGTGTTCAGCTTCGCCACGCCGCAGGAGTTCCAGCTGGCGCTGCAGCGGACGATCGACGGCTCGATCCGGCAGTTCGTGGCGACCACCAAGCAGGCCGACATCCTCGGCATGCGCGCCGAAATCGTCGACCACACCAAGAAGAACCTCGACGAGGTCGTCTCGTCGTGGGGCTACGTCGTACGCGACATTCAGATCACCGACATGACCTTCGACAAGGAGATCATCGATTCCATGGCGCGGGTGGTGTCATCCAAGAACCTGCTGGCCGCCGCCGCTAATGAAGGCGCGGCCCTGCTGGTCAAGCGCACCAAAGATGCCGAGGCCGAGGCGGCCTACCGGACCATCGGCGCCGAGGCGGACAAGAAGGCCTCGGCGTTGCGCGGCGAGGGGCTGGCGCTGTTTCGCAAAAACATCGCCGCCGGCATGAAGGATGCGGCCGAGAGCCTCAAGGAGGCCGGCGTTGACAATAAATTTCTCTTGTACCTGGAATACACCGACGCCCTGAAATACGTCTCCGAGCACTCCCAGGGCAAGGTGATCTTCATGGACAACGGCGCCGCGGCGTCCGCCCGGGTGATGCAGGGCGTCGTGGGCATGATGACCGAGACGCCCGGGGCAGGGCTCCCGCCGGCGTGA
- a CDS encoding ABC transporter permease translates to MTFRDTASLAMRNLGHAKLRTTLTTLGVSIGIASLAGMVSLGVGLQDQFVGRLTRSGLFDSITIVSASDLPGGLARLGGVGRQTFGRGRGGGRGGGPGAGPRVELNDDTLRDLATLPHVRDVFPNVRVPLQVKYNGEQESFAAAGIPMSAKGEGAFRSISYGQFFPNDSDLACMLSLDLAKRMNETDPGSLVGQTVTLVHTSPEAVAAILAGAAPAVPPKPEETPCRIAGIVERETGPGGIGVQVTPIMLPLARAKAMQVRANTYLSITVKVAGAPYTEDVEDAIRKKGLSAFSINDALQGAKRAFILLDIVLSLIGSIALAVSSLGIVNTMVMSILERTREIGIMKAIGGSDGDIRRIFLIEASAIGALGGVAGVALGWLVGRVINFGANLYIQQQGGPTGNLFSLPLWLIGGAIGFSIAVSLAAGSYPAARAARLNPIEALRHD, encoded by the coding sequence ATGACCTTTCGCGACACGGCCAGTCTCGCGATGCGCAACCTCGGTCATGCAAAGCTGCGCACGACTCTGACCACGCTCGGCGTCTCGATCGGCATTGCCTCGCTCGCCGGCATGGTCTCGCTCGGGGTCGGGCTTCAGGATCAATTCGTCGGGCGTCTGACGCGCTCGGGGTTGTTCGATTCGATCACCATCGTGAGCGCCTCGGACCTGCCCGGCGGCCTGGCTCGCCTTGGCGGCGTCGGGCGACAGACCTTCGGGAGGGGCCGCGGCGGCGGCCGTGGAGGCGGGCCCGGCGCCGGACCGCGCGTCGAGCTCAACGACGACACGCTCAGGGACCTCGCGACGCTGCCGCACGTACGCGACGTCTTTCCGAACGTCCGCGTCCCGCTTCAGGTGAAATACAACGGCGAGCAGGAATCGTTCGCCGCCGCCGGCATCCCGATGTCGGCGAAGGGAGAAGGGGCGTTCCGCTCCATCTCCTACGGGCAGTTCTTCCCGAACGACTCCGATCTGGCCTGCATGCTGAGTCTCGACCTCGCCAAGCGGATGAACGAGACCGATCCCGGATCGCTCGTAGGCCAGACGGTTACGCTCGTGCACACCTCGCCCGAGGCGGTCGCCGCGATCCTGGCCGGGGCCGCTCCCGCCGTGCCGCCGAAGCCGGAGGAAACGCCGTGCCGCATCGCCGGGATCGTCGAGCGCGAGACCGGGCCTGGCGGCATCGGCGTTCAGGTGACGCCGATCATGCTGCCGCTGGCGCGCGCCAAGGCGATGCAGGTGCGCGCCAACACCTATCTGTCGATCACGGTCAAGGTGGCTGGGGCGCCCTACACCGAAGACGTGGAAGACGCGATCCGGAAGAAAGGCCTGAGCGCGTTCTCGATCAACGACGCGCTGCAGGGCGCCAAGCGTGCGTTCATCCTGCTCGACATCGTCCTGAGCCTGATCGGATCGATCGCGCTCGCGGTGTCGTCGCTGGGCATCGTCAACACGATGGTGATGTCGATTCTCGAGCGGACGCGCGAGATCGGGATCATGAAGGCGATCGGCGGCAGCGACGGCGACATCCGCCGCATCTTTCTGATCGAGGCGTCGGCCATCGGCGCCTTGGGCGGCGTCGCCGGGGTGGCACTCGGCTGGCTGGTCGGCCGCGTCATCAACTTCGGCGCCAACCTCTATATCCAGCAGCAGGGGGGGCCGACGGGGAATCTCTTCTCGCTACCGCTCTGGCTGATCGGCGGCGCGATCGGGTTCTCGATCGCCGTCAGCCTCGCCGCCGGCAGCTATCCCGCCGCGCGCGCGGCGAGGCTGAATCCCATCGAGGCGCTCCGGCACGACTGA
- the efp gene encoding elongation factor P, whose protein sequence is MAALIEAIDVKRKMFVEFEGAPYHVVDVDVSRPTARGGQTLVRLKMRNLITRAVFDKTFKAGDKFGEPDLEVVEALFQYADSDGYHFMDQETFDTMTLRTDVLGDDRLLLTDNVVVSVQKYNGNPIGLQFPPHVELTVTSCEPGVRGDTASGGVTKSATLETGLEIRVPLFIKEGEKVKVHTETREFAGRA, encoded by the coding sequence ATGGCAGCGCTGATCGAAGCGATCGACGTGAAGCGGAAGATGTTCGTCGAGTTCGAGGGGGCCCCCTACCACGTGGTCGACGTCGACGTGTCGCGCCCGACCGCGCGCGGCGGCCAGACCCTCGTCCGGCTGAAGATGCGCAACCTGATCACGCGCGCCGTCTTCGACAAGACGTTCAAGGCGGGCGACAAGTTCGGGGAACCGGATCTGGAGGTCGTCGAGGCCCTCTTTCAGTACGCCGATTCCGACGGCTACCACTTCATGGATCAGGAAACGTTCGATACGATGACGCTCCGGACCGACGTGCTCGGCGACGACCGGCTGCTGCTCACCGACAACGTCGTCGTCTCGGTGCAGAAGTACAACGGCAACCCGATCGGGCTGCAGTTTCCGCCGCACGTGGAGCTGACGGTGACGTCCTGCGAGCCCGGCGTCCGCGGCGACACGGCGTCGGGCGGGGTGACCAAGAGCGCGACGCTGGAGACCGGTCTCGAGATCCGCGTCCCCCTCTTCATCAAGGAGGGGGAGAAGGTGAAGGTCCACACCGAGACGCGGGAATTCGCCGGCAGAGCGTAG
- a CDS encoding ABC transporter ATP-binding protein, giving the protein MSEPVKPPAPAAPTPTPPTPSPAPNIVDFKNVTKTFGDLTVIHDVTFSVEDLPGKGEFIAILGPSGCGKSTVLRLIAGLRPHYPATTGTVLVGGGSIGGPGPDRSMVFQDYTSFDNRTVEDNVAFGLECRGVPAGERRERAREWIQRVGLDVKRDAGKYPSELSGGMRQRVAIARTLALSPRIILMDEPFGALDPTTRLHMQGLLVDLWREAQATVFFVTHSIEEAVYLGDRVYIFSSAPGTILKEMRVPGPEFPPKEMQRRPEFMKFVFEIRDIIDTLSASTRAGDD; this is encoded by the coding sequence GTGAGCGAACCCGTCAAACCGCCGGCTCCGGCCGCCCCGACGCCGACACCGCCGACGCCGTCGCCGGCCCCCAATATCGTCGATTTCAAGAACGTCACCAAGACGTTCGGCGACCTGACGGTAATCCACGACGTGACGTTCAGCGTCGAGGACCTGCCGGGCAAGGGGGAGTTCATCGCGATCCTCGGGCCCTCGGGGTGCGGCAAGTCGACGGTGCTTCGGCTGATCGCCGGCCTGCGCCCGCACTATCCGGCGACCACCGGGACGGTGCTGGTCGGCGGCGGTTCGATCGGCGGGCCCGGCCCGGATCGCAGCATGGTCTTCCAGGACTACACGTCATTCGACAACCGCACCGTCGAAGACAACGTCGCCTTCGGGCTCGAGTGCCGCGGTGTGCCGGCCGGGGAGCGGCGCGAGCGCGCCCGCGAGTGGATCCAGCGGGTCGGCCTCGACGTGAAGCGCGACGCCGGCAAGTACCCGAGCGAGCTGTCGGGAGGCATGCGGCAGCGGGTGGCGATCGCCCGCACGCTCGCGCTGTCGCCGCGCATCATCCTGATGGACGAGCCCTTCGGCGCGCTCGATCCAACCACGCGGCTGCACATGCAGGGGCTGCTGGTCGATCTCTGGCGCGAGGCGCAGGCGACCGTCTTCTTCGTGACCCATTCGATCGAGGAGGCGGTGTATCTCGGCGATCGCGTCTACATCTTCTCGTCGGCGCCGGGCACGATCCTGAAGGAGATGCGCGTGCCTGGGCCGGAGTTCCCGCCCAAGGAGATGCAGCGGCGGCCCGAGTTCATGAAGTTCGTGTTCGAGATCCGCGACATCATCGACACGCTGTCGGCGTCGACGCGGGCTGGCGATGACTGA
- a CDS encoding type IV pilus twitching motility protein PilT translates to MSLNPIDQLFHAMVAVGASDLHLSVGSPPLVRKDGHMMPLDPKVAPLSGEQVVQLLAPIMPERNRKEFAERHDTDFAYEIDDLARFRSNVFADRRGPGAVFRVIPSKILTAEQLGLSPHILNLCALNKGLVLVTGPTGSGKSTTLCAMIDYINRTRQDHIITIEDPIEFVHPNQKCLINQREVRTHTDSFKDALRAALREDPDIVLVGELRDLETVAIAIETAETGHLVFGTLHTTTAASTVDRVIDQFPADRQAQIRIMLSESLKGVIAQNLCRKIGGGRVAALEVLIVTQAVSNLIREGKTFQLPSIMQVNKAAGMVSLNDALMDLVNKKLIEPAEAYAKAVDKIGLDGLLKRIGINLTSPAPVKA, encoded by the coding sequence GTGAGCTTGAACCCTATCGATCAGCTGTTTCACGCGATGGTCGCGGTCGGCGCGTCCGACCTGCACCTGTCCGTGGGCTCGCCGCCGCTCGTGCGCAAGGACGGCCACATGATGCCGCTCGACCCGAAGGTGGCGCCGTTGAGCGGCGAGCAGGTCGTGCAGCTGCTCGCGCCGATCATGCCGGAGAGAAACCGCAAGGAGTTCGCCGAGCGGCACGACACCGATTTCGCCTACGAGATCGACGACCTGGCGCGCTTCCGCTCGAACGTCTTCGCCGACCGCCGCGGCCCCGGCGCGGTATTCCGCGTCATCCCGTCGAAGATCCTGACCGCCGAGCAGCTCGGACTGTCGCCCCACATCCTCAACCTGTGCGCGCTCAACAAGGGGCTGGTCCTGGTCACCGGCCCGACCGGGTCGGGCAAGTCGACGACGCTGTGCGCGATGATCGACTACATCAACCGCACCCGCCAGGATCACATCATCACCATCGAGGATCCGATCGAGTTCGTGCATCCGAACCAGAAGTGCCTGATCAACCAGCGCGAAGTACGGACACACACCGACTCGTTCAAGGACGCCCTCCGCGCCGCGCTGCGCGAGGACCCCGACATCGTCCTGGTCGGCGAACTGCGCGATCTCGAAACCGTGGCGATCGCCATCGAGACGGCGGAAACCGGCCACCTCGTGTTCGGCACGCTGCACACGACGACGGCGGCGTCGACGGTCGATCGCGTGATCGATCAGTTCCCCGCCGATCGCCAGGCGCAGATCCGGATCATGCTGTCGGAATCGCTGAAAGGCGTCATCGCGCAGAATCTCTGCCGCAAGATCGGCGGCGGCCGCGTCGCAGCGCTGGAAGTGCTGATCGTGACCCAGGCGGTCAGCAATCTCATCCGCGAGGGCAAGACGTTCCAGCTCCCGTCGATCATGCAGGTGAACAAGGCCGCCGGCATGGTGAGCCTGAACGACGCGTTGATGGACCTCGTGAACAAGAAGCTCATCGAGCCGGCCGAGGCCTACGCCAAGGCGGTCGACAAGATCGGGCTGGACGGGTTGCTGAAGCGAATCGGCATCAACCTGACGTCGCCGGCCCCGGTGAAAGCCTGA
- a CDS encoding ATP-binding protein produces MSGETIKTRPLDLPAWYPPWATQLADLYFSGTTAAFVLHGNTYDVFRIGAEPDRRPSTGSGQPERVEGRYAVLAEFLAEQVFGRWSLVLHYDVGRGLRALAGRDEKRLKDMVSLVNRKIGDLTAIQKDPAAALALLDRFVRNNLMAAEADRLSVAVIIDQASYVFPASEPGRLSNQASSQLVTVLNWATSPYVKRLNMAFVMIDEKLADLNDRLTGNPHVATIEVPLPAESERRAFIEDTTAPDGVKGYSDFDPAQLGALTAGISLTDLNVLVQTAREGVTRLDTKAFRDLKKRLLERRGQGLLEFIEPRWTLDTVVGHEAAKARLREDAALLKRGALASMPMGYLMCGPVGTGKSFLAQCVSGEIGVPCVVLKNFRSKYVGETEGNLERVLSVLRAMGPVVVVVDEADAALGNRESEGDSGTSSRVFAMIASQMGDTRYRGKIIWMLLTARPDLLPIDIKRQGRAEVHVPLFYPIDEQEIRQMFVILAKKLGSAVAADDLPPITQKGQLSGADIEGIVGRAWRASILAGADHVTKEALAQAIAGFLPSTQGLERELQEVAAILECTDRVFLTAAAQQKTDAPGGRAALQERLTALKQLVREL; encoded by the coding sequence ATGAGCGGCGAGACCATCAAGACGCGGCCGCTCGATCTGCCCGCGTGGTATCCACCGTGGGCCACGCAGCTCGCCGATCTGTATTTTTCCGGCACCACCGCAGCGTTCGTGCTGCACGGCAACACCTACGACGTCTTCCGCATCGGGGCCGAGCCGGACCGACGGCCTTCGACAGGCTCAGGCCAGCCCGAGCGTGTCGAGGGTCGGTACGCGGTCCTCGCCGAGTTCCTCGCGGAGCAGGTGTTCGGCCGCTGGTCGCTGGTGCTGCACTACGACGTCGGGCGCGGCCTGCGCGCGCTCGCCGGACGCGACGAGAAGCGCCTGAAGGACATGGTGTCGCTCGTCAACCGGAAGATCGGCGATCTCACCGCCATCCAGAAGGATCCGGCCGCGGCGCTGGCACTGCTCGATCGCTTCGTGCGCAACAACCTCATGGCGGCCGAGGCCGACCGTCTCAGCGTCGCGGTCATCATCGACCAGGCGTCGTACGTGTTTCCGGCCAGCGAGCCGGGCCGGCTCAGCAACCAGGCCTCGTCGCAGCTCGTCACGGTCCTGAACTGGGCGACCAGCCCGTACGTGAAACGCCTCAACATGGCGTTCGTGATGATCGACGAGAAGCTGGCCGATCTGAACGACCGCCTCACCGGCAACCCGCACGTCGCGACCATCGAAGTGCCGCTGCCCGCCGAATCGGAACGCCGCGCCTTCATCGAAGACACGACCGCGCCCGACGGCGTCAAGGGCTACTCCGACTTCGATCCGGCGCAGCTCGGAGCGCTGACGGCGGGCATCTCGCTGACCGATCTCAACGTGCTCGTGCAGACGGCCCGCGAAGGGGTGACGCGCCTCGACACGAAGGCGTTCCGGGACTTGAAGAAGCGGCTGCTCGAGCGGCGCGGACAGGGGCTGCTCGAGTTCATCGAGCCCAGGTGGACGCTCGATACCGTGGTTGGCCACGAGGCCGCCAAGGCGCGCCTGCGCGAGGACGCGGCGCTGCTGAAGCGCGGCGCCCTCGCCAGCATGCCGATGGGCTACCTGATGTGCGGACCGGTCGGCACCGGCAAGTCGTTTCTCGCGCAGTGTGTCAGCGGCGAGATCGGCGTGCCTTGCGTCGTCCTCAAGAACTTCCGATCGAAGTACGTCGGCGAGACCGAGGGTAATCTCGAGCGGGTCCTGTCGGTGCTGCGCGCGATGGGGCCGGTCGTGGTCGTCGTCGACGAGGCGGACGCGGCGCTCGGCAACCGTGAATCGGAGGGGGACTCCGGCACCTCGAGCCGCGTGTTCGCGATGATCGCCTCGCAGATGGGCGACACGCGCTATCGCGGCAAGATCATCTGGATGCTGCTGACCGCCCGCCCGGACCTGCTTCCGATCGACATCAAGCGCCAGGGGCGGGCCGAGGTGCACGTTCCCCTGTTTTATCCGATCGACGAGCAGGAGATCCGCCAGATGTTCGTGATCCTGGCGAAGAAGCTCGGATCGGCGGTGGCGGCCGACGACCTGCCGCCGATCACGCAGAAGGGACAGCTGTCGGGCGCCGACATCGAGGGCATCGTCGGCCGCGCCTGGCGCGCGTCGATTCTCGCCGGCGCCGACCACGTGACCAAGGAGGCGCTCGCGCAGGCGATTGCCGGGTTCCTGCCGTCGACGCAGGGGCTCGAGCGGGAGCTGCAGGAAGTGGCCGCCATCCTCGAGTGCACCGACCGCGTGTTCCTGACCGCGGCGGCGCAGCAGAAGACCGATGCGCCGGGCGGCCGCGCCGCGCTGCAGGAGCGCCTGACGGCGCTCAAACAACTGGTAAGGGAGCTGTAG
- a CDS encoding fatty acid desaturase, protein MSGSGWDHVTRNWTTTLMFALTFAVAVIGVPWYGIAHGFHATAWILFVLLLGANGMSITCGYHRLFAHATYEAHPVLKVLYLLFGAMALQNSALVWAATHRVHHREIDDTELDPYSARRGFWFSHIGWMLKNYPSGDPDFSVVRDLQRDPLVSLQHRYYVPLALAMNFGLPLLLGWATGDVLGTFLLAGVLRLVVSHHFTFFINSLAHMWGIQPYTDENTARDNGIVALLTYGEGYHNFHHMFAHDYRNGVRWWQWDPSKWFINGMRWLGLARNLKTVPWFKIQRALLDTQFRRAEKQLAGHQPGHAHIEQLRRRVAEEYEAFCQAVADWTHLREQWLAQTKRAMIERWERSALQSQLKELEYGLQLQYRRMRRLRAQLA, encoded by the coding sequence ATGAGTGGCAGCGGCTGGGATCACGTGACGCGCAACTGGACGACAACGCTGATGTTCGCGTTGACCTTTGCCGTGGCCGTCATTGGCGTCCCCTGGTACGGCATTGCGCATGGCTTTCACGCCACGGCCTGGATCCTGTTCGTGCTGCTGCTCGGCGCCAACGGCATGTCGATCACCTGCGGCTACCACCGCCTGTTCGCCCATGCCACGTACGAAGCCCATCCGGTGCTGAAGGTGCTGTATCTGCTGTTCGGCGCCATGGCACTGCAGAACAGCGCCCTGGTCTGGGCCGCGACCCACCGGGTACACCATCGCGAGATCGACGACACCGAACTGGACCCGTACAGCGCCCGCCGGGGATTCTGGTTCTCGCACATTGGCTGGATGTTGAAGAACTACCCCAGCGGCGATCCAGATTTCAGCGTCGTCAGGGACTTGCAGCGTGATCCTCTGGTCAGCCTGCAACATCGCTACTACGTGCCGCTGGCGCTCGCCATGAATTTTGGCCTGCCGTTGCTGCTGGGCTGGGCCACGGGCGATGTCCTGGGTACTTTCCTGCTGGCCGGGGTGCTGCGCTTGGTTGTCAGCCATCACTTCACCTTTTTTATCAATTCTCTGGCACACATGTGGGGCATTCAGCCCTATACCGACGAGAACACTGCCCGCGATAATGGAATAGTTGCGTTACTGACGTACGGTGAGGGTTATCACAACTTTCATCACATGTTTGCGCACGACTATCGCAACGGCGTGCGCTGGTGGCAGTGGGATCCGTCGAAGTGGTTCATCAATGGCATGCGCTGGCTGGGACTGGCTCGCAATCTGAAGACGGTTCCGTGGTTCAAAATCCAGCGGGCCTTGCTCGATACACAGTTCCGGCGTGCCGAAAAGCAGCTGGCGGGCCATCAGCCGGGACACGCGCATATCGAACAGTTGCGTCGCCGGGTGGCCGAGGAGTACGAGGCATTTTGCCAGGCGGTCGCGGATTGGACGCATCTGCGCGAGCAATGGTTGGCACAGACCAAGCGCGCCATGATCGAACGCTGGGAGCGCTCGGCGCTACAATCACAACTCAAGGAATTGGAGTACGGGCTGCAATTACAGTACCGTCGAATGCGAAGGCTGCGGGCGCAACTCGCCTAG
- a CDS encoding ABC transporter ATP-binding protein yields the protein MPALLETRDLRKHYQMGAATVRALDGVSIAVQPGEFVGLLGTSGSGKSTLLNLVAGLDRPTSGSLRVFDRDLAQMSSDELSVHRRTTVGVIFQSFNLVSTMNAVENVTLALMFAGVARAERDAKALRLLEAMGLAGRQQHRPQQLSGGEQQRVAIARALSNDPRLLLADEPTGNLDSRTTGEIMTLLKTLNERDGKTIILVTHDASLAREYAHRTITMLDGAVVAA from the coding sequence ATGCCCGCCCTGCTCGAGACCCGCGATTTGCGCAAGCACTACCAGATGGGGGCGGCGACGGTGCGTGCGCTCGACGGCGTGTCGATCGCCGTGCAGCCGGGAGAGTTCGTCGGGCTGCTCGGCACGTCCGGGTCGGGCAAGTCGACGCTGCTCAATCTCGTCGCCGGTCTCGATCGGCCGACCTCCGGCTCGCTGCGAGTCTTCGATCGGGATCTGGCGCAGATGTCGAGCGACGAGCTCAGCGTCCATCGCCGCACCACCGTCGGCGTCATCTTCCAGTCGTTCAATCTCGTGTCGACCATGAACGCGGTCGAGAACGTGACGCTGGCGCTGATGTTTGCCGGCGTGGCGCGCGCCGAGCGCGACGCCAAGGCGTTGCGGCTGCTCGAGGCGATGGGGCTCGCCGGCCGTCAGCAGCACCGGCCGCAACAGCTGTCGGGCGGCGAGCAGCAGCGCGTGGCGATCGCCCGCGCGCTCTCGAACGACCCGCGCCTGCTCCTCGCCGACGAGCCGACCGGCAATCTCGACAGCCGGACGACGGGCGAAATCATGACGCTGCTGAAGACGCTCAACGAGCGCGACGGCAAGACGATCATCCTGGTGACGCACGACGCGTCGCTGGCGCGCGAGTATGCGCACCGCACGATCACCATGCTCGACGGTGCGGTGGTGGCCGCGTGA
- a CDS encoding ABC transporter permease, translated as MTAGDRRSLFALRLPPPPMIGRLAGVGAVAVLVGVWWFLTSGLGSEERIISPVILPSPLEVARSFPSLFSERALMASIAATLRRVLSGFLLAALIGVPLGIAAGAWRVFEAAGAPLALFGRNLPVAALIPLTILWFGIDETQKVMFIFIACVPFVYSDAVAAVVGVPDRYVETAQTLGASPLQIVIKVLLPLSLPDIYNSLRHLFGLAFGYIMLAELINAQHGLGYLLMSSQRRGMSEHIILILLIIGLLAYGIDRVLYFFQRGLFPYRTVEE; from the coding sequence ATGACCGCCGGCGACCGTCGCTCGCTGTTCGCGCTGCGGCTGCCGCCGCCGCCGATGATTGGACGGCTGGCCGGGGTCGGCGCCGTCGCGGTGCTGGTCGGCGTCTGGTGGTTCCTGACCTCGGGACTGGGCTCGGAGGAACGGATCATCTCGCCGGTGATCCTGCCGAGCCCGCTGGAAGTGGCCCGGAGCTTTCCGAGCCTGTTCAGCGAGCGCGCCCTCATGGCGAGCATCGCGGCGACGCTGCGCCGCGTGCTCAGCGGCTTCCTGCTCGCCGCGCTGATCGGCGTGCCGCTCGGGATCGCGGCCGGCGCGTGGCGCGTGTTCGAGGCGGCGGGCGCGCCGCTGGCCCTCTTCGGCCGCAACCTGCCGGTCGCGGCGCTGATTCCGCTGACCATCCTGTGGTTCGGCATCGACGAGACGCAGAAGGTGATGTTCATCTTCATCGCCTGCGTGCCGTTCGTCTACTCCGATGCCGTCGCCGCCGTGGTCGGCGTGCCGGATCGTTACGTCGAGACGGCGCAGACGCTCGGCGCCTCGCCGCTGCAGATCGTCATCAAGGTGCTGCTGCCGCTGTCGCTGCCCGACATCTACAACAGCCTGCGCCACCTGTTTGGCCTGGCGTTCGGCTATATCATGCTGGCGGAGTTGATCAACGCGCAGCACGGCCTCGGTTATCTGCTGATGTCGAGCCAGCGGCGCGGGATGTCGGAGCACATCATCCTCATCCTCCTGATCATCGGGCTGCTCGCCTACGGCATCGATCGCGTGCTCTACTTTTTCCAGCGCGGCCTGTTTCCGTATCGCACGGTCGAGGAATAG